The uncultured Carboxylicivirga sp. genomic interval ATCAAGTTTTATCTCCTCTAAATTAGCTTGTTCATTAACAAACAATGAGGATAGCATATTTTCAACTATCATTGTTTTTGATTGCAAAGAAGGAAATGTCAAACAAAAAGCATCCTTAGCACTTTCAGAAATGGCTGCTATATAATCGAAACTATTCCAAACAGGTAGCTCTGCGTTTATATCTAATTTAACAGTTGAATAATCAGTATGAATCCATGCAGCTTTCTTTCGAGCTTTCACCTTAGATCTTACAATCTGATGTGGGATTAAAAAGCTAATGGCCAAATCGTATTCTTTATCATTCACAGGAGGTAAACAATTAATGATAGCATCAGCAATCATCTGAAAAACTACTATATTATTGATATCTTTTCTATACTTACTAAATTTATACTTAAAAATGACCTTTAAACGATTTATAGCTAGCTTCCAATAACCATCCTTTATTACTTGCTTTATTGGTTTTGTAATAGATGCATAAATAGGATTCTCTGGCAGTAAGTTTGCTTTAGGGTTAATAAAATCCATTAACTCACCTTTATGATGTTGAATAAAAACATCTACATCATATTTTGAATAATCTATCGCATCTAAGAATCCTATCAAGGAACGCTCTGCTCCTCCTAATTCCAGATATTGCATAGTAATAAAGATACTTTTCTTCATAGACTTTTGGAGATTCAAGTTTCAATGCTTATTGCATTAACTATTGTAAATTACGTTTTAAAAACAATTTGGAATCAGCGATAAAAGATTGTAAAACCTGATCAACTTCTGTATAATTAATTGGATTTAATTCCGTAATATACTCTGCAATAGGATCCAAGCGATCAGACAAATTCAAATATTCCAATAAATTCTGCATACGTGTATTTATACCTTCCTCCCTTGAAACAACAAAAAATTCTTTTTTATAGATTAAAGAAAATACTGTTCCGTGAAAAGAATTTGAAATTATATATTTCGCATCTCGTATCAGGGAAACAAAATCTGCAGGTCCAATATTTTTAAACGACTTATCAGAATAATCTAAACGAACATTGATTGTAAAAACCTTTAGATTGTGCTCTCTCGCCAACTTAAGAGCTATCTTTTTTATTCGCTCATTTCCTTCAAAATCATACACCAAAACATATTCTTCCTTAAAACTTTTTAAAGCTATATGATCCCACTCTTGACGCTCCAAAAGAAAAACCGGATCACAAACCCAGGTTCCATCATAAACGCCTAAGTTTTTAAGTATATTAATGGCACCTCGTTCTCTAACTGCTATTTTATCAAACTTCTTCAACATTTGCTTAACAAAACTCTCGAATTCTGGCACTACTGACTCGGTTGCAAAACTTGCAGCATAAGCAATTCTTTTTGATTCCTTGGAGGCAAAATCCAGGTAAAAAGCTGCGTCCCTACCATTGGAAAAAATAGTGTTCCAAATCTGATCACTACCTGCTATAAAAATATCTGCTTTGGGACAATCTTCTTTTAATTCCTCATTAGTAGTATATTTTTTGGAAGTAAGTTTTAAATATTTTTTACGAAAATCATCAAAAGCTACCTTGCGACGCAAATCCATTAAACGAAAAGGTAATTTTATGGATAAATAAACCATTCGTGTGAAAAAACTACGATTCCATTTATGATGATTGACTTTCCATAAATCATAATGCCCACTAAGATAATCTGGCTTATAGTCAATTATTTCGACACTATGCCCTTGATCAACTAAGTACTTTTGTAAAGCAAATGCTTGTAATGATGCTCCATAATTATATACATCATGGCAAGTTATCGTTTTTATTTCCATCTAATATTTATAAATAAGTAACACAAAGACTTAAGCACTATATAAAATATCATAACAATAAGGGACTTTAATTAAAGTCCTCTACACCAACCATTGTCTCAATATTATATAGCTTCGCCTCTTCAGTTACATTATCGAACTGATCAAAGACGTTTATGAACGGAACTAAAAGTACAATTCTAATGGCTAGCCTTTTTAAAATAATGACTAACCCATGCTTTTTTTTGCTGAATTGTATCATCTACTCAACAAAGAATAAGAGC includes:
- a CDS encoding polysaccharide pyruvyl transferase family protein, whose translation is MEIKTITCHDVYNYGASLQAFALQKYLVDQGHSVEIIDYKPDYLSGHYDLWKVNHHKWNRSFFTRMVYLSIKLPFRLMDLRRKVAFDDFRKKYLKLTSKKYTTNEELKEDCPKADIFIAGSDQIWNTIFSNGRDAAFYLDFASKESKRIAYAASFATESVVPEFESFVKQMLKKFDKIAVRERGAINILKNLGVYDGTWVCDPVFLLERQEWDHIALKSFKEEYVLVYDFEGNERIKKIALKLAREHNLKVFTINVRLDYSDKSFKNIGPADFVSLIRDAKYIISNSFHGTVFSLIYKKEFFVVSREEGINTRMQNLLEYLNLSDRLDPIAEYITELNPINYTEVDQVLQSFIADSKLFLKRNLQ
- a CDS encoding glycosyltransferase, producing the protein MKKSIFITMQYLELGGAERSLIGFLDAIDYSKYDVDVFIQHHKGELMDFINPKANLLPENPIYASITKPIKQVIKDGYWKLAINRLKVIFKYKFSKYRKDINNIVVFQMIADAIINCLPPVNDKEYDLAISFLIPHQIVRSKVKARKKAAWIHTDYSTVKLDINAELPVWNSFDYIAAISESAKDAFCLTFPSLQSKTMIVENMLSSLFVNEQANLEEIKLDGEVKLLSVGRFCHAKAFDNAVFICAELVKMGVNLKWYIIGFGDQKSIDEAIRECGMEEHFILLGKKSNPYPYMRACDIYVQPSRYEGKAVTVREAQMLCKPVVITNFSTSQGQLTDGVDGVIVPMDIQGAAMGIKDLIDDIDMQNTLINNCRLREYGNFNEIEKVYEMCK